In Populus trichocarpa isolate Nisqually-1 chromosome 7, P.trichocarpa_v4.1, whole genome shotgun sequence, the following proteins share a genomic window:
- the LOC7473154 gene encoding splicing factor U2af large subunit B isoform X7 → MTDYEAERYEGNGGADFENQSYGAGGADSSPQPRGADDHSDSKSERGSRDYERESSKSREKERSKDRDRGRDRERDRDKDREKSKDRDRDRDRDKDRHRDRDRHRDRTERRDRGRDRDGDDYHRSRDYDRQRDYDRDKEDRHRRRSRSRSKGRSEHRSRSRSKSKRISGFDMAPPASAMLPSAAAAAVAAAGQITGTTPPIPGMFPNMFPLGTGQFGALPVMPVQAMTQQATRHARRVYVGGLPPIANEQSVATFFSQVMAAIGGNTAGPGDAVVNVYINHEKKFAFVEMRSVEEASNAMALDGIIFEGAPVKVRRPSDYNPSLAATLGPSQPNPNLNLAAVGLTPGSAGGLEGPDRIFVGGLPYYFTEAQIRELLESFGALRGFDLVKDRETGNSKGYAFCVYQDLSVTDIACAALNGIKMGDKTLTVRRANQGTNQPKPEQENVLLHAQQQIALQRLMLQPPPVVTKVVCLTQVVTVDELKDDDEYEDILEDIRMEAGKFGQLVNVVIPRPRPDGENAPGVGKVFLEYADTEGSSKARAGMNGRKFGGNHVVAVFFPENKFSQGEYDD, encoded by the exons atGACTGATTATGAAGCAGAAAGATACGAAGGTAACGGCGGTGCCGACTTCGAAAACCAGAGCTACGGTGCCGGCGGCGCTGATTCCTCTCCTCAGCCTCGCGGCGCTGATGATCACAGCGATTCTAAGTCTGAG CGTGGGTCTCGTGACTATGAGAGGGAGTCTTCAAAAAGTAGGGAAAAAGAGAGAAGCAAAGACAGGGACAGAGGTAGAGATAGGGAAAGAGATCGAGACAAGGATAGGGAGAAAAGTAAGGACAGGGATAGAGATAGGGACCGAGACAAGGATCGTCATCGTGATCGTGATCGCCATAGAGATCGCACTGAAAGGAGGGATCGAGGTCGAGATAGGGATGGTGATGATTATCACCGAAGCCGAGACTATGACAG GCAGAGAGACTATGATAGAGACAAAGAAGACAGGCATAGACGTCGGTCGCGATCTCGTTCAAAGGGTAGATCTGAGCACAGATCAAGGTCACGCTCTAAGAG CAAAAGGATCAGTGGTTTTGATATGGCTCCTCCTGCTTCTGCAATGTTGCCtagtgctgctgctgctgctgttgctgctgcag GTCAGATTACTGGGACAACTCCTCCCATTCCTGGAATGTTTCCCAACATGTTTCCTTTAGGGACTGGTCAG TTTGGTGCTCTCCCTGTTATGCCAGTTCAGGCAATGACTCAACAG GCTACCAGGCATGCACGGAGGGTCTATGTTGGCGGGCTTCCACCTATAGCTAATGAACAG TCTGTGGCTACCTTTTTTAGCCAGGTTATGGCTGCCATTGGAGGGAACACTGCAGGCCCGG GGGATGCTGTTGTTAATGTTTATATAAATCATGAAAAGAAGTTTGCATTTGTGGAGATGAGATCTGTTGAGGAGGCCAGCAATGCAATGGCTTTGGATGGGATTATTTTCgag gGAGCACCTGTTAAGGTCAGGAGACCGAGTGACTATAACCCATCTCTGGCTGCAACACTTGGTCCAAGCCAGCCCAATCCCAATCTTAATCTGGCAGCAGTTGGCCTTACTCCTGGTTCTGCTGGTGGACTCGAGGGTCCAGACCGCATTTTTGTGGGTGGACTCCCTTATTACTTCACAGAAGCACAGATCAGGGAGTTGTTGGAGTCTTTTGGAGCCCTCCGTGGTTTTGATCTTGTAAAAGACAGGGAAACTGGGAACTCAAAAGGCTATGCATTTTGTGTTTACCAAGATCTTTCAGTTACAGACATAGCCTGTGCTGCTCTGAATGGAATTAAAATGGGTGATAAAACTCTCACTGTTCGACGTGCCAACCAGGGCACCAACCAGCCTAAACCAGAGCAAGAGAATGTACTATTGCATGCTCAGCAGCAGATTGCATTGCAG aggCTTATGTTACAGCCACCACCTGTAGTCACGAAAGTTGTATGCCTAACTCAAGTAGTTACTGTGGATGAGCTCAAAGATgatgatgagtatgaagacaTTTTGGAAGACATTAGAATGGAAGCCGGGAAATTTG GTCAACTGGTGAATGTTGTGATCCCACGCCCAAGACCAGATGGTGAAAATGCACCAGGAGTTGGGAAG GTGTTCTTGGAATATGCAGACACTGAAGGTTCTTCAAAAGCACGAGCAGGGATGAACGGGAGGAAATTTGGCGGAAATCACGTTGTGGCTGTCTTTTTTCCAGAGAACAAGTTCTCCCAGGGAGAATATGATGACTAA
- the LOC7473154 gene encoding splicing factor U2af large subunit B isoform X11, which translates to MVLFRLQLATIACFGQITGTTPPIPGMFPNMFPLGTGQFGALPVMPVQAMTQQATRHARRVYVGGLPPIANEQSVATFFSQVMAAIGGNTAGPGDAVVNVYINHEKKFAFVEMRSVEEASNAMALDGIIFEGAPVKVRRPSDYNPSLAATLGPSQPNPNLNLAAVGLTPGSAGGLEGPDRIFVGGLPYYFTEAQIRELLESFGALRGFDLVKDRETGNSKGYAFCVYQDLSVTDIACAALNGIKMGDKTLTVRRANQGTNQPKPEQENVLLHAQQQIALQRLMLQPPPVVTKVVCLTQVVTVDELKDDDEYEDILEDIRMEAGKFGQLVNVVIPRPRPDGENAPGVGKVFLEYADTEGSSKARAGMNGRKFGGNHVVAVFFPENKFSQGEYDD; encoded by the exons ATGGTTCTCTTTCGTCTTCAACTGGCAACTATTGCCTGTTTTG GTCAGATTACTGGGACAACTCCTCCCATTCCTGGAATGTTTCCCAACATGTTTCCTTTAGGGACTGGTCAG TTTGGTGCTCTCCCTGTTATGCCAGTTCAGGCAATGACTCAACAG GCTACCAGGCATGCACGGAGGGTCTATGTTGGCGGGCTTCCACCTATAGCTAATGAACAG TCTGTGGCTACCTTTTTTAGCCAGGTTATGGCTGCCATTGGAGGGAACACTGCAGGCCCGG GGGATGCTGTTGTTAATGTTTATATAAATCATGAAAAGAAGTTTGCATTTGTGGAGATGAGATCTGTTGAGGAGGCCAGCAATGCAATGGCTTTGGATGGGATTATTTTCgag gGAGCACCTGTTAAGGTCAGGAGACCGAGTGACTATAACCCATCTCTGGCTGCAACACTTGGTCCAAGCCAGCCCAATCCCAATCTTAATCTGGCAGCAGTTGGCCTTACTCCTGGTTCTGCTGGTGGACTCGAGGGTCCAGACCGCATTTTTGTGGGTGGACTCCCTTATTACTTCACAGAAGCACAGATCAGGGAGTTGTTGGAGTCTTTTGGAGCCCTCCGTGGTTTTGATCTTGTAAAAGACAGGGAAACTGGGAACTCAAAAGGCTATGCATTTTGTGTTTACCAAGATCTTTCAGTTACAGACATAGCCTGTGCTGCTCTGAATGGAATTAAAATGGGTGATAAAACTCTCACTGTTCGACGTGCCAACCAGGGCACCAACCAGCCTAAACCAGAGCAAGAGAATGTACTATTGCATGCTCAGCAGCAGATTGCATTGCAG aggCTTATGTTACAGCCACCACCTGTAGTCACGAAAGTTGTATGCCTAACTCAAGTAGTTACTGTGGATGAGCTCAAAGATgatgatgagtatgaagacaTTTTGGAAGACATTAGAATGGAAGCCGGGAAATTTG GTCAACTGGTGAATGTTGTGATCCCACGCCCAAGACCAGATGGTGAAAATGCACCAGGAGTTGGGAAG GTGTTCTTGGAATATGCAGACACTGAAGGTTCTTCAAAAGCACGAGCAGGGATGAACGGGAGGAAATTTGGCGGAAATCACGTTGTGGCTGTCTTTTTTCCAGAGAACAAGTTCTCCCAGGGAGAATATGATGACTAA
- the LOC7473154 gene encoding splicing factor U2af large subunit B isoform X10, producing the protein MVLFRLQLATIACFGQITGTTPPIPGMFPNMFPLGTGQQFGALPVMPVQAMTQQATRHARRVYVGGLPPIANEQSVATFFSQVMAAIGGNTAGPGDAVVNVYINHEKKFAFVEMRSVEEASNAMALDGIIFEGAPVKVRRPSDYNPSLAATLGPSQPNPNLNLAAVGLTPGSAGGLEGPDRIFVGGLPYYFTEAQIRELLESFGALRGFDLVKDRETGNSKGYAFCVYQDLSVTDIACAALNGIKMGDKTLTVRRANQGTNQPKPEQENVLLHAQQQIALQRLMLQPPPVVTKVVCLTQVVTVDELKDDDEYEDILEDIRMEAGKFGQLVNVVIPRPRPDGENAPGVGKVFLEYADTEGSSKARAGMNGRKFGGNHVVAVFFPENKFSQGEYDD; encoded by the exons ATGGTTCTCTTTCGTCTTCAACTGGCAACTATTGCCTGTTTTG GTCAGATTACTGGGACAACTCCTCCCATTCCTGGAATGTTTCCCAACATGTTTCCTTTAGGGACTGGTCAG CAGTTTGGTGCTCTCCCTGTTATGCCAGTTCAGGCAATGACTCAACAG GCTACCAGGCATGCACGGAGGGTCTATGTTGGCGGGCTTCCACCTATAGCTAATGAACAG TCTGTGGCTACCTTTTTTAGCCAGGTTATGGCTGCCATTGGAGGGAACACTGCAGGCCCGG GGGATGCTGTTGTTAATGTTTATATAAATCATGAAAAGAAGTTTGCATTTGTGGAGATGAGATCTGTTGAGGAGGCCAGCAATGCAATGGCTTTGGATGGGATTATTTTCgag gGAGCACCTGTTAAGGTCAGGAGACCGAGTGACTATAACCCATCTCTGGCTGCAACACTTGGTCCAAGCCAGCCCAATCCCAATCTTAATCTGGCAGCAGTTGGCCTTACTCCTGGTTCTGCTGGTGGACTCGAGGGTCCAGACCGCATTTTTGTGGGTGGACTCCCTTATTACTTCACAGAAGCACAGATCAGGGAGTTGTTGGAGTCTTTTGGAGCCCTCCGTGGTTTTGATCTTGTAAAAGACAGGGAAACTGGGAACTCAAAAGGCTATGCATTTTGTGTTTACCAAGATCTTTCAGTTACAGACATAGCCTGTGCTGCTCTGAATGGAATTAAAATGGGTGATAAAACTCTCACTGTTCGACGTGCCAACCAGGGCACCAACCAGCCTAAACCAGAGCAAGAGAATGTACTATTGCATGCTCAGCAGCAGATTGCATTGCAG aggCTTATGTTACAGCCACCACCTGTAGTCACGAAAGTTGTATGCCTAACTCAAGTAGTTACTGTGGATGAGCTCAAAGATgatgatgagtatgaagacaTTTTGGAAGACATTAGAATGGAAGCCGGGAAATTTG GTCAACTGGTGAATGTTGTGATCCCACGCCCAAGACCAGATGGTGAAAATGCACCAGGAGTTGGGAAG GTGTTCTTGGAATATGCAGACACTGAAGGTTCTTCAAAAGCACGAGCAGGGATGAACGGGAGGAAATTTGGCGGAAATCACGTTGTGGCTGTCTTTTTTCCAGAGAACAAGTTCTCCCAGGGAGAATATGATGACTAA
- the LOC7473154 gene encoding splicing factor U2af large subunit B isoform X8 — protein sequence MKQKDTKVTAVPTSKTRATVPAALIPLLSLAALMITAILSLSVGLVTMRGSLQKVGKKREAKTGTEVEIGKEIETRIGRKVRTGIEIGTETRIVIVIVIAIEIALKGGIEVEIGMVMIITEAETMTAGRETMIETKKTGIDVGRDLVQRVDLSTDQGHALRAKGSVVLIWLLLLLQCCLVLLLLLLLLQCGKSVSNYMVSFGQITGTTPPIPGMFPNMFPLGTGQQFGALPVMPVQAMTQQATRHARRVYVGGLPPIANEQSVATFFSQVMAAIGGNTAGPGDAVVNVYINHEKKFAFVEMRSVEEASNAMALDGIIFEGAPVKVRRPSDYNPSLAATLGPSQPNPNLNLAAVGLTPGSAGGLEGPDRIFVGGLPYYFTEAQIRELLESFGALRGFDLVKDRETGNSKGYAFCVYQDLSVTDIACAALNGIKMGDKTLTVRRANQGTNQPKPEQENVLLHAQQQIALQRLMLQPPPVVTKVVCLTQVVTVDELKDDDEYEDILEDIRMEAGKFAISSPTFCYKESSLTYTDRRLHNPLFIFT from the exons ATGAAGCAGAAAGATACGAAGGTAACGGCGGTGCCGACTTCGAAAACCAGAGCTACGGTGCCGGCGGCGCTGATTCCTCTCCTCAGCCTCGCGGCGCTGATGATCACAGCGATTCTAAGTCTGAG CGTGGGTCTCGTGACTATGAGAGGGAGTCTTCAAAAAGTAGGGAAAAAGAGAGAAGCAAAGACAGGGACAGAGGTAGAGATAGGGAAAGAGATCGAGACAAGGATAGGGAGAAAAGTAAGGACAGGGATAGAGATAGGGACCGAGACAAGGATCGTCATCGTGATCGTGATCGCCATAGAGATCGCACTGAAAGGAGGGATCGAGGTCGAGATAGGGATGGTGATGATTATCACCGAAGCCGAGACTATGACAG CAGGCAGAGAGACTATGATAGAGACAAAGAAGACAGGCATAGACGTCGGTCGCGATCTCGTTCAAAGGGTAGATCTGAGCACAGATCAAGGTCACGCTCTAAGAG CAAAAGGATCAGTGGTTTTGATATGGCTCCTCCTGCTTCTGCAATGTTGCCtagtgctgctgctgctgctgttgctgctgcag TGTGGAAAATCCGTATCAAATTACATGGTATCATTTG GTCAGATTACTGGGACAACTCCTCCCATTCCTGGAATGTTTCCCAACATGTTTCCTTTAGGGACTGGTCAG CAGTTTGGTGCTCTCCCTGTTATGCCAGTTCAGGCAATGACTCAACAG GCTACCAGGCATGCACGGAGGGTCTATGTTGGCGGGCTTCCACCTATAGCTAATGAACAG TCTGTGGCTACCTTTTTTAGCCAGGTTATGGCTGCCATTGGAGGGAACACTGCAGGCCCGG GGGATGCTGTTGTTAATGTTTATATAAATCATGAAAAGAAGTTTGCATTTGTGGAGATGAGATCTGTTGAGGAGGCCAGCAATGCAATGGCTTTGGATGGGATTATTTTCgag gGAGCACCTGTTAAGGTCAGGAGACCGAGTGACTATAACCCATCTCTGGCTGCAACACTTGGTCCAAGCCAGCCCAATCCCAATCTTAATCTGGCAGCAGTTGGCCTTACTCCTGGTTCTGCTGGTGGACTCGAGGGTCCAGACCGCATTTTTGTGGGTGGACTCCCTTATTACTTCACAGAAGCACAGATCAGGGAGTTGTTGGAGTCTTTTGGAGCCCTCCGTGGTTTTGATCTTGTAAAAGACAGGGAAACTGGGAACTCAAAAGGCTATGCATTTTGTGTTTACCAAGATCTTTCAGTTACAGACATAGCCTGTGCTGCTCTGAATGGAATTAAAATGGGTGATAAAACTCTCACTGTTCGACGTGCCAACCAGGGCACCAACCAGCCTAAACCAGAGCAAGAGAATGTACTATTGCATGCTCAGCAGCAGATTGCATTGCAG aggCTTATGTTACAGCCACCACCTGTAGTCACGAAAGTTGTATGCCTAACTCAAGTAGTTACTGTGGATGAGCTCAAAGATgatgatgagtatgaagacaTTTTGGAAGACATTAGAATGGAAGCCGGGAAATTTG CCATTTCTAGTCCCACATTCTGCTATAAAGAATCAAGCTTAACATACACAGACAGAAGACTTCATAATCCCTTATTTATATTTACTTGA
- the LOC7473154 gene encoding splicing factor U2af large subunit B isoform X9 gives MTDYEAERYEGNGGADFENQSYGAGGADSSPQPRGADDHSDSKSERGSRDYERESSKSREKERSKDRDRGRDRERDRDKDREKSKDRDRDRDRDKDRHRDRDRHRDRTERRDRGRDRDGDDYHRSRDYDSRQRDYDRDKEDRHRRRSRSRSKGRSEHRSRSRSKSKRISGFDMAPPASAMLPSAAAAAVAAAGQITGTTPPIPGMFPNMFPLGTGQQFGALPVMPVQAMTQQATRHARRVYVGGLPPIANEQSVATFFSQVMAAIGGNTAGPGDAVVNVYINHEKKFAFVEMRSVEEASNAMALDGIIFEGAPVKVRRPSDYNPSLAATLGPSQPNPNLNLAAVGLTPGSAGGLEGPDRIFVGGLPYYFTEAQIRELLESFGALRGFDLVKDRETGNSKGYAFCVYQDLSVTDIACAALNGIKMGDKTLTVRRANQGTNQPKPEQENVLLHAQQQIALQRLMLQPPPVVTKVVCLTQVVTVDELKDDDEYEDILEDIRMEAGKFAISSPTFCYKESSLTYTDRRLHNPLFIFT, from the exons atGACTGATTATGAAGCAGAAAGATACGAAGGTAACGGCGGTGCCGACTTCGAAAACCAGAGCTACGGTGCCGGCGGCGCTGATTCCTCTCCTCAGCCTCGCGGCGCTGATGATCACAGCGATTCTAAGTCTGAG CGTGGGTCTCGTGACTATGAGAGGGAGTCTTCAAAAAGTAGGGAAAAAGAGAGAAGCAAAGACAGGGACAGAGGTAGAGATAGGGAAAGAGATCGAGACAAGGATAGGGAGAAAAGTAAGGACAGGGATAGAGATAGGGACCGAGACAAGGATCGTCATCGTGATCGTGATCGCCATAGAGATCGCACTGAAAGGAGGGATCGAGGTCGAGATAGGGATGGTGATGATTATCACCGAAGCCGAGACTATGACAG CAGGCAGAGAGACTATGATAGAGACAAAGAAGACAGGCATAGACGTCGGTCGCGATCTCGTTCAAAGGGTAGATCTGAGCACAGATCAAGGTCACGCTCTAAGAG CAAAAGGATCAGTGGTTTTGATATGGCTCCTCCTGCTTCTGCAATGTTGCCtagtgctgctgctgctgctgttgctgctgcag GTCAGATTACTGGGACAACTCCTCCCATTCCTGGAATGTTTCCCAACATGTTTCCTTTAGGGACTGGTCAG CAGTTTGGTGCTCTCCCTGTTATGCCAGTTCAGGCAATGACTCAACAG GCTACCAGGCATGCACGGAGGGTCTATGTTGGCGGGCTTCCACCTATAGCTAATGAACAG TCTGTGGCTACCTTTTTTAGCCAGGTTATGGCTGCCATTGGAGGGAACACTGCAGGCCCGG GGGATGCTGTTGTTAATGTTTATATAAATCATGAAAAGAAGTTTGCATTTGTGGAGATGAGATCTGTTGAGGAGGCCAGCAATGCAATGGCTTTGGATGGGATTATTTTCgag gGAGCACCTGTTAAGGTCAGGAGACCGAGTGACTATAACCCATCTCTGGCTGCAACACTTGGTCCAAGCCAGCCCAATCCCAATCTTAATCTGGCAGCAGTTGGCCTTACTCCTGGTTCTGCTGGTGGACTCGAGGGTCCAGACCGCATTTTTGTGGGTGGACTCCCTTATTACTTCACAGAAGCACAGATCAGGGAGTTGTTGGAGTCTTTTGGAGCCCTCCGTGGTTTTGATCTTGTAAAAGACAGGGAAACTGGGAACTCAAAAGGCTATGCATTTTGTGTTTACCAAGATCTTTCAGTTACAGACATAGCCTGTGCTGCTCTGAATGGAATTAAAATGGGTGATAAAACTCTCACTGTTCGACGTGCCAACCAGGGCACCAACCAGCCTAAACCAGAGCAAGAGAATGTACTATTGCATGCTCAGCAGCAGATTGCATTGCAG aggCTTATGTTACAGCCACCACCTGTAGTCACGAAAGTTGTATGCCTAACTCAAGTAGTTACTGTGGATGAGCTCAAAGATgatgatgagtatgaagacaTTTTGGAAGACATTAGAATGGAAGCCGGGAAATTTG CCATTTCTAGTCCCACATTCTGCTATAAAGAATCAAGCTTAACATACACAGACAGAAGACTTCATAATCCCTTATTTATATTTACTTGA